The Candidatus Poribacteria bacterium nucleotide sequence GCATGCGCATCGGCTCCAAGGTGCGCCTGAAGGGGTCAAACACCAGGCCCAGGACCTCGAGGGTCACCACGCCCAAAAGCGCCTCATCATCCCCTGGTTCGCCCAGGATCACAGGTGTGTGCCCCTCCCCCTGGGGCAGAACGATATAGCATTCAGAAACCTTCCGCGTGACTGTGCGCCCATCTGCCAAAACAAAGACATGTTCCCGCTTCGGGGAAAGCCCGATTTTTCGCCACACGGGTTCGGAGAGCAAAGTATAGGTGGCTCCACTGTCCACAAGAAACCTAACCTGCTCCTCCCCTTTAGGACCCCGCACCGTTCCCTCAATATAGGTTATGCCCATTACGCTACTCCCCACAAAGGTCTTAAAGCGTTAAACGTTAGAACGTTGAACGTTAGACGTGCTAACGCACGACGGGATATCTGTAGCCGGACTGGATTATTATAGCTTTACCGACCAGAAAACGCAACTTCTCTTAAGAGGCAAAGGTACATAATCTTCTCAACCTGAACCTGAACCTTAATCTAGAATTTAGACCAGCTCGCCGCGACGATGGGGTATATTGTAGCGGGGCGAGATAGGGGATGAAAGCCGTAAACCCTCGATCCTCAAGGGGCGTTTTCCCGATCTGCAGGCAAAGGGAGGTGGGGGATGTCCAGGAACCTTTTCTCCTTACATGCCCTCTTAATATCGGTTCTGTTGCATCTCATCGGGCTGGTATCGATCTATCTCCTCATTCGTCCCAACTCGTCCGGGAGGATCGGATCGACCACCGAGGTCTCCTTGATTCGGATTTACAGGAGACCTCGTCGTCCTATGACCCATCGTCTTCCTGTGCTATCCCTCGATTCGGGATCGGTCGAGGTGCGTTCCCCCGCCCTTTCGTTTCATCCTTCCCCTCATCCCGTTCAA carries:
- a CDS encoding aspartyl protease family protein translates to MGITYIEGTVRGPKGEEQVRFLVDSGATYTLLSEPVWRKIGLSPKREHVFVLADGRTVTRKVSECYIVLPQGEGHTPVILGEPGDDEALLGVVTLEVLGLVFDPFRRTLEPMRMLLV